A single region of the Lactobacillus isalae genome encodes:
- a CDS encoding RluA family pseudouridine synthase, with protein MTIYHYSLKYPTNLKPISVDDLMRKLLIPRKWRHFLRTENKILINNKYLPINFLIKPGDKIDIYLEHVESDQQTYPASGNLPQIVYEDPDILVINKPAGQKTHPNLYEKDTALNDCATYLGYSPFIVHRLDMLTNGLLLVAKNPAVVPILNRQLTNKTLHREYLAWVNKSSKLKQSGTISLPISHDPNDQRKRMVHPDGQKAITHYEIVKEYENKVLVKLTLETGRTHQIRVHLAALDAPIIGDPLYNPDYQNGEKLQLTAYQLTFMRPFKFESKTVKLR; from the coding sequence ATGACTATATACCATTATTCTCTTAAATATCCCACTAATTTAAAACCAATAAGCGTTGATGACTTAATGCGTAAGCTCCTGATTCCAAGAAAATGGCGTCATTTTTTACGTACTGAAAATAAAATCCTGATTAATAACAAATACTTGCCAATTAATTTTCTAATAAAACCAGGTGATAAAATTGATATTTATCTTGAGCATGTTGAAAGTGATCAACAAACTTATCCAGCTAGTGGAAATTTACCCCAAATTGTTTACGAAGATCCAGATATTCTAGTAATTAATAAGCCTGCTGGACAAAAAACACATCCGAATTTATATGAAAAAGATACTGCATTAAATGATTGCGCTACTTACTTAGGCTATAGTCCTTTTATTGTTCATAGACTTGATATGCTTACAAATGGTCTATTACTAGTAGCTAAAAATCCAGCCGTTGTTCCAATCTTAAATCGGCAATTAACTAATAAAACATTGCATCGAGAATACTTAGCCTGGGTAAATAAATCTAGCAAGTTGAAGCAAAGTGGTACTATTTCTCTTCCAATTAGTCACGACCCAAATGATCAAAGAAAAAGGATGGTGCACCCCGACGGTCAAAAGGCTATTACTCATTACGAAATAGTTAAAGAATATGAAAATAAGGTATTGGTAAAACTTACTCTCGAAACTGGGCGTACACATCAAATTAGAGTTCACTTAGCAGCACTTGATGCTCCAATTATTGGAGATCCACTATATAATCCAGATTATCAAAATGGAGAGAAATTACAGTTAACTGCTTATCAACTCACATTTATGAGACCTTTTAAGTTTGAAAGTAAAACTGTTAAATTGAGATAA